In Carassius gibelio isolate Cgi1373 ecotype wild population from Czech Republic chromosome B4, carGib1.2-hapl.c, whole genome shotgun sequence, one DNA window encodes the following:
- the LOC127956412 gene encoding regulator of nonsense transcripts 2 yields MSNTSSMPAERKKSVNTEERETGSSSNKDRDADRQAAAPREKSKDETKMSAKKDGAKTAEEKKRRAEEDKRKKEEKERKKKEEEKQRAEEEQKKKEEEEKRQQEEQEKKLLEEEAKRQKEEEAAQIKEKEEAEQLQQEAWERHHSRKELRAKNQRVQETRPEEAFFSRLDSSLKKNTAFVKKLRTLTEQQRGSLSQDFDSLNLSKYIGEAVSSMVEAKLKISDVGCAVHLCSLFHQRYADFAPLLLAAWKRHFEARKEEKAPNVSKLRTDLRFIAELTIVGLFTDKEGLSLIYEQLKNIIATDRDAHTHVSVIISFCKHCGDDIAGLEPRKVKNAVEKFGSTFPPSQIINTEKQQPFQNLLREYYTSLTKHLKKDHRELQNIERQNRRILHSKGELSEDRHKQYEEFATSYQKLLANTQTLADLLDENMPELPVDKTIQEEHGPGIDIFTPGKPGEYDLEGGIWEDEDARNFYENMVDLKAFVPAILFKDNEKSSQTSKEAREGNSTEELEIELEALDITDEPMDLDAADETESEELAKKILDEQEQEDEEASTGSHLKLIVDAFIQQLPNCINRDLIDKAAMDFCMNMNTKSNRRKLVRALFTVPRQRLDLLPFYARLVATLHPCMSDVAEDLCSMLKGDFRFHIRKKDQINIETKNKTVRFIGELAKFKMFCKTDTLHCLKMLLSDFSHHHIEMACTLLETCGRFLFRSPESHLHTSVLLEQMMRKKQAQHLDVRYVTMVENAYYYCNPPPMEKTVRRKRPPLQEYIRKLLYKDLSKVTTEKVLRQMRKLSWHEPDVKSYLICCMINIWNVKYNSIHCVANLLAGLVAYQEDVGIHVVDGLLEDIRLGMEVNQPKFNQRRISSAKFLGELYNYRMVESAVVFRTLFSFISFGVNTDGSASPLDPPEHLFRIRLVCTLLDTCGQYFDRGSSKKKLDCFLVYFQRYVWWKKSLDVWTKDQPFPIDIEYMITDTLELLRPKMKLCSSLDEACAQVTQLEREFLVKLGLEKDGRSSSAMSENEPLEEEDDDDEDERGAETEEQSGNESEMNEPEEEDGSENEEEEREEEEENTDYLTDSNKENETDEENNEVTIRGGGLKHVACAEDEDFIQALDKMMLENLQQRSGEAVKVHQLDVAIPLQLKSQLKKSSAPSCAADTDADVSDTMQFVMLTRKGNKQQFKILNVPLSSHLAANHFNQQQAEQEERMRMKKLTLDINERQEQEDYQEMMQSLAQRPAPINTNRERRPRYQHPKGAPNADLIFKTGGRRR; encoded by the exons GGAGAAGGAGGAGGCGGAGCAGCTGCAGCAGGAAGCGTGGGAGCGTCATCACAGCAGGAAGGAGCTGCGAGCCAAGAACCAGCGCGTGCAGGAGACACGTCCCGAGGAGGCCTTCTTCAGCCGTCTGGACTCCAGCCTGAAGAAGAACACGGCCTTCGTCAAGAAGCTCCGCACGCTCACGGAGCAGCAGCGCGGCTCGCTGTCGCAGGACTTCGACTCGCTCAACCTCAGCAAGTACATCGGTGAAGCCGTGAGCTCCATGGTGGAGGCCAAGCTGAAGATCTCAGACGTGGGCTGCGCCGTGCACCTCTGCTCGCTCTTCCACCAGCGCTACGCCGACTTCGCACCGCTTCTCCTCGCCGCCTGGAAGAGACACTTCGAGGCCAGAAAGGAGGAGAAGGCGCCCAACGTGAGCAAGCTGCGGACCGACCTGCGCTTCATCGCCGAGCTCACCATCGTGGGGCTGTTCACGGATAAAGAAGGACTGTCGCTCATCTACGAGCAGCTGAAGAACATCATCGCCACCGACCGAGACGCGCACACTCACGTCTCCGTCATCATCAGCTTCTGCAAGCACTGCGGAGACGATATCGCCGGGCTGGAGCCGAGGAAGGTCAAGAACGCGGTGGAGAAGTTCGGCTCGACCTTCCCTCCCAGTCAGATCATAAATACTGAGAAACAGCAGCCGTTCCAGAACCTGCTGAGAGAATATTACACCTCGCTCACCAAACACCTGAAGAAAGACCACCGAGAGCTGCAGAACATCGAGAGACAGAACAG GCGTATCCTTCACTCTAAAGGAGAGCTCAGCGAGGACAGACACAAGCAGTACGAGGAGTTCGCCACGTCCTATCAGAAGCTGCTGGCCAACACACAAACGCTGGCCGATCTGCTGGACGAGAACATGCCTGAACTTCCTGTGGACAAGACCATCCAGGAAG AGCACGGTCCGGGCATCGATATCTTCACCCCGGGGAAACCGGGAGAGTATGATCTGGAAGGAGGGATCTGGGAGGACGAGGACGCGCGTAACTTCTACGAGAACATGGTGGACCTGAAGGCGTTTGTCCCTGCGATCCTCTTCAAGGACAACGAGAAGAGCAGCCAGACCAGCAAAG AAGCACGAGAGGGGAACAGCACTGAGGAGCTGGAGATCGAGCTGGAAGCGCTGGACATCACTGATGAGCCGATGGATCTGGACGCAGCCGATGAGACTGAAAGTGAAGAACTGGCCAAGAAGATACTGGATGAACAAG agcaggaggatgaggaggccAGCACCGGCTCTCATCTCAAACTCATTGTGGATGCTTTCATCCAGCAGCTCCCAAACTGCATCAACAGAGACCTGATAGACAAG gctgCTATGGACTTCTGTATGAACATGAACACCAAGTCCAATCGCAGGAAGTTGGTCCGAGCTCTTTTCACGGTGCCCagacagag GCTGGATCTGCTGCCGTTCTACGCTCGTCTGGTGGCCACGCTTCACCCGTGTATGTCTGACGTGGCTGAAGACCTCTGCTCCATGCTCAAAGGAGATTTCAGGTTTCAT ATCAGAAAGAAGGACCAAATCAACATTGAGACCAAGAATAAGACGGTGAGGTTCATCGGGGAGCTGGCCAAGTTCAAGATGTTTTGTAAAACGGACACACTGCACTGCCTCAAG atgctgCTGTCTGATTTCTCTCACCATCACATCGAGATGGCCTGCACACTGCTGGAGACGTGTGGACGCTTTCTCTTCCGCTCACCGGAGTCTCACCTGCACACGAGCGTCTTACTG gAGCAAATGATGCGTAAGAAGCAGGCTCAGCATCTGGATGTGCGTTACGTGACGATGGTGGAGAACGCGTATTACTACTGCAACCCTCCGCCGATGGAGAAGACGGTGCGCAGGAAGAGACCGCCGCTGCAGGAGTACATCCGAAAACTGCTCTACAAAGACCTGTCCAAGGTCACCACTGAGAAG GTGTTGAGGCAGATGAGGAAGCTGTCCTGGCACGAGCCTGATGTGAAGAGTTATCTGATCTGCTGTATGATCAACATCTGGAACGTCAAGTACAACAGCATCCACTGCGTGGCCAACCTGCTCGCTGGACTGGTGGCGTATCAGGAGGACGTGGGCATTCATGTGGTGGACGGCCTGCTGGAGGACATCCGCCTCGgcatggag GTGAACCAGCCCAAGTTTAACCAGCGGCGCATCAGCAGCGCTAAGTTTCTGGGCGAGCTGTATAACTACCGTATGGTGGAGTCTGCCGTCGTCTTCCGCACGCTCTTCTCCTTCATCTCGTTCGGCGTGAACACAGACGGTTCTGCGAGCCCGCTGGACCCCCCCGAGCACCTGTTCCGCATCCGCCTGGTCTGCACCCTGCTGGACACCTGCGGACAGTACTTCGACCGCGGCTCCAGCAAGAAGAAGCTCGACTGCTTCCTCGTTTACTTCCAG aggtaCGTCTGGTGGAAGAAGAGTCTGGACGTGTGGACTAAAGACCAGCCGTTCCCCATCGACATCGAGTACATGATCACAGACACACTGGAGCTGCTGCGGCCCAAGATGAAGCTGTGCTCGTCTCTGGACGAGGCCTGTGCTCAGGtcacacagctggagagagagttCCTCGTCAAACTGG gcctGGAGAAAGACGGCCGCTCCTCAAGCGCCATGAGCGAGAACGAGCCtctggaggaggaggatgatgatgacgaAGACGAGCGAGGAGCGGAGACCGAGGAGCAGTCTGGGAACGAGAGCGAGATGAATGAACCCGAGGAAGAG GACGGCTCTGAGAACGAGGAAGAGGAGcgtgaggaggaagaggagaacaCAGACTATCTGACCGACTCCAACAAAGAGAACGAGACGGATGAAGAGAATAAC gaggTCACGATCCGCGGCGGAGGACTCAAACACGTGGCCTGTGCCGAGGACGAGGACTTCATCCAGGCGCTGGACAAGATGATGCTGGAGAACCTGCAG cagCGCAGTGGAGAGGCGGTGAAGGTCCATCAGCTGGACGTGGCCATCCCTCTGCAGTTAAAGAGCCAGCTGAAGAAAAGCTCCGCCCCTTCCTGCGCCGCAGACACAGACGCAGACGTCAGCGACACCATGCAGTTCGTCATGCTCACGCGCAAGGGCAACAAACAGCAG tttaagATCCTGAACGTGCCGCTGTCGTCTCATCTGGCGGCCAATCACTTCAACCAGCAGCAGGCGGAGCAGGAGGAGCGCATGCGCATGAAGAAGCTGACGCTGGACATCAACGAGCGGCAGGAGCAGGAGGACTATCAGG AGATGATGCAGTCGCTCGCTCAGAGACCCGCTCCTATAAACACCAACAGAGAGCGCCGGCCTCGATACCAGCACCCCAAAGGAGCACCCAACGCTGACCTCATCTTCAAGACCGGCGgcag GAGACGCTGA